A region from the uncultured Bacteroides sp. genome encodes:
- a CDS encoding RagB/SusD family nutrient uptake outer membrane protein: MKLKTIVSSIVCTVVLASCGDMDYHEYTNYGKDYMELSYDNVSGLITNIYTKLDYDFGQNYSGGMLASACDEAEYAYTSNAICDFYNGSWSPANAKENTWTSSYAAIQLCNYYLDEFQGLTFPELALNQDYDAKMNSYNNYAYEARFLRAYFYFNLVRQYGDVPLVEHAPTTSEVNNLTRTSSKDVFAFIETECDDITDKIIADYTKLGSLALSTPETGRANRLAVIALKARTTLYEASPLFNTENSSELWHKAALANKAVLDSCAKYGKVLGKYSELWGENNWSSNEMIFMRRMYPDATNTLEGYNFPIGVEGGNSGNCPTQTLVDAYEMKVTGKLWNEEGSGYDATNPYGGRDPRFGLTIAKNGDTQWPTYNTLSLQTYYGGANGEPISGATPTSYYLKKYCDASVNLTAAKENTKRHTWITYRLGEFYLNYAEAVFKYLGSADATSNEFPMSAREAVNMIRNRSDVQMPKLITGLSNDEFWKKYENERMVELAFEGHRFWDVRRWKEGDKLKSITEMNITKNGDGTFTYIRKVVNRSWDDKMYLFPIPQSERMKNPNLSQNTGWE, translated from the coding sequence ATGAAATTAAAAACAATAGTGAGCAGTATCGTTTGTACAGTAGTCCTAGCTTCTTGTGGCGACATGGATTATCACGAATATACTAATTACGGGAAAGATTATATGGAACTTTCCTATGACAACGTTAGTGGTTTAATAACGAATATTTACACTAAACTGGATTATGACTTCGGTCAGAATTATTCGGGGGGTATGTTGGCTTCAGCATGCGATGAAGCAGAATATGCTTATACATCAAACGCAATTTGCGATTTCTACAATGGGTCATGGAGTCCGGCGAATGCCAAAGAAAACACGTGGACAAGTAGTTATGCCGCTATCCAATTGTGCAATTATTATTTAGACGAATTTCAGGGGCTTACGTTCCCTGAGTTGGCATTGAACCAGGATTATGATGCTAAAATGAATAGTTACAATAATTATGCGTATGAAGCACGTTTTTTGAGGGCTTATTTCTACTTTAATCTGGTACGTCAATACGGTGATGTCCCTCTTGTAGAGCATGCACCTACCACGAGTGAAGTGAATAACTTAACACGTACTTCGTCGAAAGATGTATTTGCCTTTATTGAAACAGAATGTGATGATATTACTGACAAAATCATTGCAGATTATACCAAGCTGGGGTCTCTGGCATTGAGCACACCCGAAACCGGACGTGCTAACAGATTGGCAGTTATTGCACTCAAAGCTCGTACAACATTGTATGAGGCAAGCCCATTATTCAATACGGAGAATTCTTCGGAACTCTGGCATAAAGCTGCTTTAGCAAACAAAGCAGTGTTAGATTCTTGTGCTAAATACGGAAAGGTACTTGGCAAGTATTCTGAATTGTGGGGGGAGAATAACTGGTCAAGCAATGAAATGATTTTTATGCGCCGTATGTATCCTGACGCAACAAATACACTGGAAGGTTATAATTTCCCTATTGGCGTAGAGGGTGGAAATTCAGGTAATTGCCCGACACAAACACTGGTGGACGCTTATGAAATGAAAGTAACAGGTAAGTTGTGGAACGAGGAAGGAAGTGGCTACGATGCTACTAATCCTTATGGAGGTCGCGATCCACGTTTCGGATTAACTATCGCTAAAAATGGCGATACACAATGGCCAACCTATAACACGCTTTCACTCCAGACGTATTATGGAGGTGCCAATGGAGAACCTATATCAGGTGCCACTCCTACCAGTTACTATCTGAAGAAGTATTGCGATGCATCTGTCAATCTGACTGCAGCGAAAGAGAATACGAAACGTCATACGTGGATTACGTATCGTTTGGGTGAATTCTATTTGAATTATGCTGAGGCTGTCTTTAAGTATTTGGGTTCTGCGGACGCTACTTCAAATGAATTTCCTATGTCGGCTCGTGAAGCTGTGAATATGATTCGTAATCGTTCGGATGTACAGATGCCGAAGTTAATAACTGGGTTATCTAATGATGAATTCTGGAAAAAGTACGAAAACGAGCGAATGGTGGAGTTAGCATTTGAAGGCCATCGTTTTTGGGATGTGAGGAGATGGAAAGAAGGGGATAAGCTTAAGAGTATCACCGAAATGAATATTACTAAAAATGGCGACGGCACTTTCACGTACATACGTAAAGTGGTTAATCGTTCTTGGGATGATAAAATGTATCTTTTTCCTATTCCTCAGTCAGAAAGAATGAAAAATCCTAATTTATCGCAGAATACAGGATGGGAATAA